In bacterium, a single window of DNA contains:
- a CDS encoding secondary thiamine-phosphate synthase enzyme YjbQ: MHRISVSTRRREELVDVTSSIEDAVGKAGIPFGLCVLYCPHTTAAITVNEGADPSVAEDMVMGLQRLIPGDWNFSHMEGNSDAHIKASLIGPSETVIIDGGKLVLGTWQRIFFCEFDGPRKRVFFVKLQGREETR; the protein is encoded by the coding sequence ATGCACAGGATTTCTGTGTCCACCAGACGGAGGGAAGAGCTGGTGGATGTCACATCATCTATCGAGGATGCTGTCGGGAAGGCCGGCATTCCTTTCGGCCTTTGTGTTTTGTACTGTCCCCATACAACCGCGGCGATCACTGTCAACGAAGGCGCTGACCCTTCGGTTGCAGAAGACATGGTGATGGGTCTCCAGCGGTTGATACCCGGGGATTGGAACTTCTCCCACATGGAAGGCAACTCGGACGCTCACATAAAGGCCAGCCTCATCGGGCCCTCGGAAACGGTGATTATTGATGGCGGCAAGCTTGTTCTGGGCACATGGCAGCGGATCTTTTTCTGCGAGTTCGATGGTCCTCGAAAAAGGGTATTTTTTGTGAAGCTTCAAGGCAGGGAAGAGACCAGATGA
- the moaC gene encoding cyclic pyranopterin monophosphate synthase MoaC, with protein sequence MADLTHLDEKGRARMVDVGAKDATHRTATARAEVLVSPETLGVVLDGGVPKGDVFAVARIAGITGGKKTSELIPLTHPIGLDSLKVDVVPDKDLPGIRIEGTATTTGKTGVEMEAMTAVSIAALTVYDMLKSLEKGIRVTDIRLVHKAGGKSGEWRIEEPGARSQESGEDL encoded by the coding sequence TTGGCCGACCTGACCCACCTGGACGAAAAGGGTCGCGCCAGGATGGTGGATGTGGGCGCGAAAGATGCTACACATCGAACCGCCACCGCAAGAGCTGAAGTGCTGGTCTCACCCGAAACTCTGGGTGTTGTCCTGGATGGCGGCGTACCCAAGGGTGACGTATTTGCCGTGGCCCGCATCGCCGGGATCACCGGCGGCAAAAAAACCTCCGAACTCATTCCACTCACCCACCCCATCGGGCTCGACTCCCTGAAGGTCGATGTCGTTCCTGACAAGGATCTCCCCGGCATCCGCATCGAAGGCACCGCCACGACCACCGGAAAGACGGGGGTGGAGATGGAGGCCATGACGGCGGTGTCTATCGCCGCCCTCACCGTCTACGACATGCTCAAAAGCCTGGAGAAGGGGATCAGGGTCACGGATATCAGGCTTGTGCACAAGGCGGGGGGGAAGAGCGGGGAATGGCGAATTGAGGAGCCAGGAGCCAGGAGCCAGGAGTCAGGAGAAGATCTTTAA
- a CDS encoding PilZ domain-containing protein, which translates to MSKKPPRPRHKRLETLNLVSLSHKDPDGRVDLEIVGRTLDLSEGGILLECSQPVPSENKEVEVILGIRDHVIQITGEIVHMRELDDGMVGLGIAFRDVSAEDARIITEFMDEDE; encoded by the coding sequence TTGAGCAAAAAGCCACCGAGACCACGCCACAAACGCCTTGAGACTCTTAACCTCGTTTCCTTGAGCCACAAGGATCCCGATGGCCGTGTTGATTTGGAGATCGTGGGGCGAACCCTGGATCTTTCCGAAGGAGGCATCCTCCTTGAGTGTTCCCAACCCGTCCCGTCAGAGAACAAAGAGGTGGAGGTCATCCTCGGCATCAGGGATCACGTCATCCAGATAACCGGTGAGATCGTCCATATGCGGGAGCTCGATGATGGGATGGTGGGGCTGGGCATAGCCTTCAGGGATGTTTCTGCCGAAGACGCCCGCATTATTACCGAATTCATGGACGAGGACGAGTAG